CCAAGCCGGTGGAAATCCCCAAAAAGACTCAGATGAGTATCTCCGGGATTTCCCATGAATACATTAACTATGTTCTTGGTGGCACATACCGTACTTCCTACACGCCGCTGAATGAAAATATCATTAACGGCCGTATCCGCGGGCTTGCCGGTGTTGTTGGTTGTACCAATCCCCGGGTCAAACATGACTGGGTGCATGTGGAAGTGGTTAAAGAGTTGATCAAGAATAATGTCTTGGTCGTTCAGACCGGCTGTTCCGCTATCTCATTGGCCAAGGCCGGCCTGATGACCCCGGAAGCGGCGAAATATGCCGGTGACGGTCTGGCGGAAGTTTGTGAAACTGGCGGTATCCCGCCGGTCCTTAACATGGGTTCCTGCGTTGACAACAGCCGCATCCTGATTGCTGCTGCTGAGATGGTTAAAACCGGCGGCCTGGGTGAGAGAATTTCTGAACTGCCGGTGGCTGGTTCGGCGCCTGAATGGATGAGTGAAAAGGCCATCTCCATCGGCCAGTACTTTGTCTCCTCCGGGGTTTACACCGTCTTTGGCGCTGCCTTCCCGGTTACCGATAACACCAAGTTCAAAGACCTGCTCTTCAAGGGCCTGGAAGAACAGCATGGTGGTATGTGGGATTTTGCCATTGACCCGTATGAACACGCCCAGAAGATGATCGACCACATTGATAAGAAACGTGAAGCCCTGGGTATCCAGGAGAAGAAAGAACGTAAACTCTTTGATATGGACGACCGTCGTACCATGTAATCTTTTTGGGTTGTCTGTTTTTGTCAGAAAAACCCCCGGCAATATTGCCGGGGGTTTTTTATTTCTTGACATCAATAAGCTAGTTTCATAAGTAGTGTTCAGCTGTCAGCAAAAACAGTACGGAAACCCATGGTTACGTTGAACGCTGATAGTTTAATATTGACCGCCCATCTGGAAACCTTTGCTTTCCGGGTGGAATAGTAAAGAGGGAAAGTAAATAATGCGTTTTTCCAGGATGTATATTCCCACGTTAAAAGAAGATCCGACGGAAGCTGAGGTAATTAGTCATAAACTGATGCTGCGGGCTGGGATGATCCGCCGTCTGGCTGCCGGTATTTATGCTTATCTGCCATTGGGACTCATGGCTGTACGCAAAGTTGAGCTGATTGTCAGGGAGGAAATGAACCGGGCAGGGGCACAGGAATTGCTGTTGCCGGGGGTTCAGCCGGCTGAGCTCTGGCAGGAAAGTGGCCGCTGGGAGCAGTATGGGAAGGAATTGCTTCGCTTTACTGACCGTCACCAGCGGGGATTCTGTCTCGGACCCACCCACGAAGAAGTGATTACTGATCTGGTTCGCCATGAAATCCGTTCTTATCGGCAGCTGCCGCTGAATCTCTACCAGATTCAGACCAAATTTCGGGATGAAATCAGACCCCGCTTCGGGCTCATGCGGGGACGGGAATTTATCATGAAAGACGGTTACAGCTTTGATGTGGATGACCAGCTGGCGGAAAAGAGTTATCATCTCATGTTTGCTGCCTATGACCGGATTTTTAAACGCTGTGGCCTTGATTTCCGCGCGGTTGAGGCGGATAGTGGTGCCATCGGCGGCAGTTTTTCCCATGAATTTGTCGTGTTGGCTAATTCGGGTGAAGATGCGGTGGCTACCTGCAGCGAATGTGACTATGCCGCCAATCTGGAAAAAGCTGAACGCTCTTGTCCTGGCCCTGAACCGGGAGAAAAAGATCAAAGTGCTTTGCCGGCAATGGAGGAGGTCTCGACTCCGGATTATTGCTCCATCGAGGAAGTGTGTGCCTTCCTCAAAATTGAACCGCGGGAAACGGTTAAATCAATGGTCTATGAAAGTGATCATGGTTTGTGCATGGTTGTGGTTAATGGCGCCCGACAGGTGAGTGAGACTAAATTGAAAGCGCTATTGGGAGTTCAATGGGTAGAACTGGCTGAAGAGAGCAAGATTGACGAGGCTTTTGCCGCCCGGGCCGGGTCTTTGGGGCCGGTGATGACAAAGATAGAAGTAATAGCTGACCAGGAAGTTGCGGGAATGTCATCGCTGGTTTGCGGGGCTAATCGTGATGGCTTCCATTTACAGCACGTGGCTTATGGCCGAGACTTTACCGCCTCCCAGATTGGTGATCTGGTGGAAGTGCAGGTTGGTGATGCCTGCCCCCGTTGCGGAGCGAGGCTGGAAGTAGCGCGGGGAATTGAAGTCGGGCATATTTTTAAGCTGGGAGTTAAATACAGTGAAGCTTTATCCGCCACCTTTCTGGATCAGCATGGTAAAGAAAAGTTGATGGTTATGGGTTGCTATGGGATCGGGATTGGCCGGACGGTGGCCGCAGCCATTGAACAGAATCATGATGAACAGGGAATGATGCTCCCCTATGCATTGGCACCTTTTAAAGTTGCCTTGCTTTGTCTGGATACTAAAAATGAAGAGGTGGTGGCTTATTGTGACCGCTTGTATGCCAGCCTGCGGGAACGGGGGATTGAAACTCTCTACGACGACCGGAATGAACGACCGGGAATAAAATTCAAGGATGCTGATCTTATAGGTATGCCTTTGAGATTAACGGTTGGTCGAAAAGGTTTTGCCCGCGGTATCCTTGAGGTAAAAGAGCGCCGTGCGAGTGATAGTGTCGAGATTCAGATTGATGACGTAATCCAACTTTGGGAAATGATTGATAAACTGGCTGCTCATGATCAGGGTATTTCATCTTTATAAAAATTACCTGCCTACCGTTGCTGTTTTGCAGGATGTTTCCTTTCAGCTTGAGGCGGGTGATTTCGTCTTTTTGACCGGCCCCAGCGGGGCGGGTAAAACCACTCTGCTGCGTTTGCTGTTTGCGGCCGAACGGCCGAAATCCGGCCAGATATTAATTGACGGAAAAAATATTACCAATTTCTCCCGCCGCCGGATTGCCTATATTCGCCGGTCCATCGGGGTAGTGTTTCAGGATTTCAAGCTTATCACCTACCGGACGGTTTTTGATAATGTGGCCCTGGTGCTGGAAATTACCGGAATTCCCCGGAATGAAATTAAAAAGCGGGTTTGGAAGGTCTTGAAACTGGTGGGCATTGAACAGAAACTCTACCGTTACCCGCTGGAGTTGTCTGGAGGGGAGCAGCAGCGGGTGGCCATTGCCCGGGCTCTGGTTAATGAGCCGCAGATTATTCTCGCGGATGAGCCCACCGGAAATCTTGATTTTGAGATTACCACCGAAATCATGAATATTTTAAATAATGTCAATGCCCAGGGAACGACGGTTATGCTGGCTACCCATAATCAGCTGCTGTTGCAGAAATTCAAGCGGAAAGTATTTACCCTGCATAACGGGATGCTGCACGAAGACGTTTTGCCCAAAGAAAATCAATGAATATAACCTACCTCTATTATCTGCTGAAATCCACTTGCCAGAATATTCGCCAGCATCTGGTTATTAATCTGATTTCTATTTTTACGATTACCTTTTCCCTGGTAATCTTCGGCTTATACTCATTCGGCTATCTGAATCTTAAAAAAACCTTGGATGACTGGCGGACTGATTTTCAGGTGATAGTTTACCTGCAGGATTCCATCAGTCAAACGCAGCTAAAATCCCTAAAGCATCTATGTGAGTCTCAGCCGGTGGTTTCCCGGCTTGTTTATGTTGACAAGAATAAAGCGATGCAGCATTTCAGGCAATCGCTGGGAAAGGATTCCACCCTGTTGCAGGGACTTAAGGGAAACCCCCTGCCGGCCTCACTTGAACTGCAGTTGAAAAGCGAAGTGCAGGGTATGCAGGCGGTGGAAAGTCTCGTTGGCCGCATTAAACAGCAACCCGGAGTGGATGAGCTGCAGTATGGTCAGCAGTGGCTTAATCATTTTTTCTCAATTATGAGACTGCTGCATATCTTTGGTCTGGGGGTTACCGGATTTCTCTTTTTTGTTACCATTTTTATTGTTTCGAATACGATCAAATTATCCTTTTATTCCCGCCGGGATGCCATTGATATTATGGAGTTGGTGGGTGCGACCCGGTTTTATATTGCCATTCCTTATTTGCTGGAAGGGCTATTTCAGGGGTTGATTGCTTCACTGCTGTCCGTTGCTGCTGTTTATGGTATTTATTACTATCTGCTTGCCTGGCTGCAGCGAAGTTTTCCCTTTCTCCAAGGGATGGTTTCTCTGACTTTTTTTACCCCCCGCATGCTTGGTGGTTTTGTAATTCTTGGAGTTCTGTTGGGGGGACTGGGTTTCCTGGTGTCTTTTAAATGGATAAGAGGAAATTGAGCCGGCATTATGGGAAGGTTATTTTTGCTGAAAATCTCAGGCTTTTTTCCCTGTCGATTATCAGACATTGAAATACATGGATTTTTGGTTTGCATGCTGACTCTATTGCTTGTTGTGGTGTCAGTCATTGGTGATTGTGTCGGAATCCGCGGTTTTGCCCAGGCTGCCGGTCCGGTGATAGAAGATTCTGTCCGGTTGAATCAGCTGGAAAAACGTTTGCAGAAAACCCAGCAGCAGGCTGAATCTTCTCAGCATCAGGAAAAAGAACTGTTGGAAGGGCTGCATCTCATATCCAGGGCGCGTCATAGCCTGGAGCTTGAAATTTATAACCTGCAGCAGCAGCTGCAGGATCTGGAAGCATCAATGGCCGGTGAAGAGCAGCAATTGCAGCAGGTTTCCGCTGCGATGGCCCGGCAACGCAATGAATTTAACCACCGTCTAAAGGTGCGCTACATGACCCCACCGGGAGTGTTGCTGGAGAAGCTCTTTGGTCGGCAGAAACTGAAAGATAAAATCAATCAGATTACCTATCTGAAATATATTCTTACATACGACCAACAGCAGCTGACCAACTTTGCCCGCCTGCTGACAGAACATCAGAGGATAAAACAGTTACTTGAAAAACAGCGGCAGCAAGTGACTGAAATGAAGGGGAAAAAGCGGTTGAAGCTGGCGGGGCTGGAAGAAAATATTGCTAAAAAAAATAAGCTGTTGTATAAAATCAGGGGTAAAAAAGAGTATTATGCGGCTTTGGTTAAAGAACTGGCTGAAGCTGCCGAAAAATTAAAGAAAATCATCAATACACGACGTAAGTGTTCCGGGCGTCATAGTTCATTGGCCAAGTTTAAGGGTCGTTTGCCAATGCCCACCAGCGGGGTCGTTGTCAGGTTCTTCGGATTGGAACGGGACCGCCGTTTTAAAACGGTAACCGAAAATAAGGGTATTGATATTGAAGCTCCGCTGGGAACGGAGGTTAAGGCGATTTTTCCTGGTCAGGTTATCTTTGCCAGCTGGCTGAAAGGCTATGGCAACCTGATTATTATTGATCATGGAGAGGGATACTATTCGATTTATGGTCATTTGCTGGAATTTAAAACGAAGGTCAACATGAATATCCGTCAACGTGAGGCGATTGGCTCAGTCGGTGATACTGATTCTCTGATTGGTCCGGCGCTTTATTTTGAAATCAGAAGACATGGCAAACCTCAAAACCCCCTGGAATGGGTGTCGCCGATGGTACAGGGGTGATGGCTGAAAAGATGTATATTGTAAGATCTCAATTTTCTGAGTTGTTCTAAAAACACCTATCTGCCGACAGGCAGGGCTGAAATCAATTTCCCCGGATGTTCCGGCATGGCTCTCGCTCATTCTCGCCGGCCGTCCATGGCCTGCCTGTGCGTGCCGCACGCAGACAGGCCGGCTTGTGAGGCGCGCTAAAGCAATGTCCCCGGGCGTCCGCCGCGAATCACAATGGGGGACAGTTTTAAAACTGTCCCCACCCAGGCGGCCAATACCGCTATGAGCCAAGCCCGAACATCCTGTAATTTGTCCTTGGCAATGCAAGTCAGAAAATTGAGGTAAGATGTGTAACGGACAATAGTGTTTCCATATAAAAAAACAGGTTATTAAGTCTGAATGTATTAATTGGGGGAGTCTGAACATGAAAAGAAAAAACCGGGGAAAGTCATTTTTGCTGCTTATCTGCCTGATGTTACTGGTAATGGTGTCCTTGAACATCACCCTGATGGGGGGCAATTCCGTGGCAAAAGAGGATGATATTCCTTATGAAAATATAAAAAAATTTACTGATGTCTTGTCGCTGGTACAGAAATACTATGTAGAGCCGGTGGACAGCAAAAAGCTTATTTATGGTTCCATTAAAGGTATGCTTAGTGATCTGGATCCCCACTCATCTTTTATGCCGCCGGAAATGTTTAAGGAAATGCAAGTGGAAACCCATGGCAGCTTTGGCGGGCTGGGGATTGAAATTACTATTCGTGACGGGGTATTAACTGTTGTTTCTCCTATCGAGGACACCCCTGCCTACAAGGCTGGAATTAAGGCGGGAGACCGGATTTTAAAAATAAATGGTGAGCTGTCCAAGGATATGACCCTGATGGAAGCGGTCCGCAAAATGAGGGGGCCTAAAGGAACAAAAATTACCATATCGATTATGAGACAAGGACTTTCTGAATTGAAAGCGGTGGACATCATCAGGGATATTATAAAAATTGCCAGTGTTAAAAATAAAAGCCTTGACGACGGCATCGGTTATATTCGTTTGACCCAGTTTCAGGAGCGGACTGCGGCCGATATGATTAAAAAAATGGATGAATTAAAAAAAGATGGCCCTCTCAAGGGATTGGTACTTGATTTACGTAATGATCCTGGTGGCTTATTGAACCAGGCGGTACAGGTTTCCGATTATTTTCTGAAAAGCGGCTTGATTGTTTACACGGATGGTCGGCTCAAAAAGCAGAATATGAAATATTATGCTCATGATAACGGGACGGAGGGTGATTATCCCATAGTTGTTCTGGTTAACGGTGGCAGCGCCAGTGCTTCGGAGATTGTTGCCGGGGCTCTGCAGGATCATAAACGGGCAGTGATCATGGGAACGCCAAGTTTTGGCAAGGGCTCTGTGCAGACCATCATTCCACTGGATGATGGTGCCGCCATTCGGCTGACTACTTCATTGTATTATACTCCCAACGGCCGTTCCATCCAGGCCAAAGGGATTAATCCGGACATTATCGTTGAGGAAGGATTGGTTGTCCAGAAAGTTGAGCGGAAAAAATCAATTTTCCATCAACTTAAGGAAAAGGATCTTAAGGGGCATTTTGAAAACCATGATAAGCAGGAATCTGATGATAAAGCCGATGGCAAAACAACAGGGGATGAAAGTTCGCTGAAAAAACCCCAGGAAAAAACAGCAAAATCACCGGATGACCAAGTGGAGAAACAGGATCTCCAGTTACAGCGAGCGGTAGAATTACTGCAGGGCTGGCAGGTATTTAAGCAGCTCCAGGGGCAGAACTGACAAATAAAAGTATAAAGGTATAAGGTATAAGGTATAAGGTGTAAGGTGTAAGGTNNNNNNNNNNNNNNNNNNNNNNNNNNNNNNNNNNNNNNNNNNNNNNNNNNNNNNNNNNNNNNNNNNNNNNNNNNNNNNNNNNNNNNNNNNNNNNNNNNNNCTCTGGCGCAGAAATATGTCCATGCTGATTCCATGGACCGTTTTACAGAGTGGGTTTCCCGTGATTCCCGCCGCTGGTTATTAACCCGCTGGGTAGGTGTTTATCAGGATCCTGAAGAAGTGAAGGGTTTGTTTGCGGCTTGTCAGGAACTGTCAGACCGGAATCAGTCAGGATATCAGCTTCTTTCCTATGTAGACAGAAATAAAACCAATTTTCTCCTTATCCTCAAGCATGGATACCAGCTGGGCAGTATGCAAATGCATTGGGCCGGTCCTGAAAAGGCCCGTACCATACCCCGGGTGGAACCACCTAGAATTGCTATTATTATTGACGATATGGGGATGAGCATCCCCATTGCCAAACAGTTTGTCCAGTTATCCTTTCCCCTGACTTTTTCTATTTTCCCCTATGCACCGCGCGCCCTGGAGGTCGCCAGGCTGTTTCATCAAGCCGGGCAGCAGATCATGCTGCATGTGCCGATGGAACCTCATGGTTATCCGGACGTGGATCCCGGTCCGGGTGCCCTGCTTGACAGCATGAATGACCAGCAGCTTTTATCCCGTTTCAGCAAGGAGCTGTCGGCTATTCCCGGAATTGTGGGGGTTAATAATCACATGGGTTCCCGGCTGACGGAAAATCGGCATATAATGGCTTTGTTTATGAACTGTTTGCATGATAAACCGCTTTTTTTTATTGACAGCCGGACAATAGCTGGAACCGTGGCTTTCGATGAAGCCCTGAAGGCCGGAATTCCAGCCGGGCAAAGGGATGTTTTTCTGGACAATATACAGGATGAGCAGTATATTCTGACCCAGCTGAGAAAATTGATAGCAATTGCCCAGATCAAAAAAACAGCTGTGGGTATCGGCCATCCTTACCCGGAAACGGTGGCGGCTTTGCGCAGACTCAGTCAATTAACCCAGGAGTCAAGGGTTACCATAGTTCCAGTGAGTAAACTGATTGAGAAAAATGTGGATCGCTAAAAAGGTTTTTTGAATGGTTCAATCAATGATTTTTTCTTTTGTGGGTGGCTTGGGGCTGTTCCTCTACGGCATGAAAATCATGTCCGAGGGTTTGCAGAAGGCTGCCGGTGACCGGCTCAGGAATGTGCTTGAAAAACTTACCTCCAACCGTTTTATCGCTTTTCTGGTGGGGGTGGGGGTAACCGCTGTTGTCCAGAGCAGCAGTGCGACAACGGTGATGGTGGTTGGTTTTGTCAACGCCGGTTTGATGAATCTGCTGCAGGCCATCGGGGTTATTCTGGGAGCCAATATCGGGACGACTGTCACCGCCCAGATGATTGCTTTCAAGGTGCAGCATTATGCGTTGCCGGCCATCGGCCTGGGAGTGGGTCTGCGTCTCTTTGCCACCAGCCGTCGTTGGCAGTACTATGGCGAAATTCTGATTGGCTTCGGCATGCTTTTTTATGGTCTGACGGTGATGAAAAGCGGATTGAGTGCGCTGAAACAGCATGCTTATTTCCAACAGGCATTTGTAACTTTTGGGAATAATCCGCTGTTGGCGGTGCTTGCTGGAGCGCTGCTGACCATGGTTTTGCAAAGCAGCAGTGCTACGGTCGGCATTACCATGACTTTGGCGTTAAGCGGAGCGCTGAGCTTTAAGGGCGGTATTGGCCTGATCCTTGGCGAAAATATTGGGACCACCATTACCGCCCTGCTGGCCAGTATCGGCACCAATGTCACCGCCAAGCGGGCGGCCCGGGTCCATATGATTTTCAATGTTATCGGGGTAGTTTATATTTTACTGTTATTGCCATTATTTATTAAATTGGTGGATCACATTACTCCCGGTAATCCTGACTTTTTACTGACCTCCGCTGATCAGGCGCTGACCTATGGTATGACAATAGGGGATAAGCCTTTTATTGCCCGGCACCTTGCCAATGCCCATACCATCTTCAATGTGGCCAATTGTTTACTTTTTCTCCCGTTGCTGGGAGTTCTGGCCAAAATAAGCACCTGGATGGTTCCCGCTCATGACGAAGATGAGCAGGAAACCCATCTGCGCTACCTGGATAACCGGGTACTTGATACGCCCTCTCTGGCTGTTTCCCAGGCCCGTCAGGAAACCGTCAGAATGATGCAGATAGCCACAAAAATGTTTGCCCAGACGATGGAATGTTCTCATGATTATTCGATGAAACTGGTGGATAAAATATATCGTAAAGAAAATATCATCGACATGTTGCAAAAGGAGATCACGGATTTTATTGTTGCTTTAAGTCCACAATCTCTGACCCGGGAGTTTTCCCGGGAAGTTACCTCGCTCATGTATATGGTAAATAACATTGAGCGTATTGGTGACCATTCGGAAAATCTGGTGAAACTGGTTGAACGCCGTCTGGAGAGTAAGATAATTTTCAGTGATCAGGCTATGGAAGAAATAGAAGATATCTCCAGCAAAACCAGTGAATTTCTCAAGCTGATTTGCGATGCGCTTAAGCGGGGCGATGGCAAGATTATGACTGAAGCCAAGCGTCTGGAAAAGAGCATAAATATGCTTGAAGATCATTATCGAAAAGATCATGTTTTGCGTCTGAATGAGGGATGTTGTACAGTGGATGCCGGCCTTATTTTTATCGATATGCTGACTAACTTTGAAAAAATCGGCGATCATTGCTATAATCTGGCGGAATCCATCGCCGGGCTGAAATAAGGTATATAGCGAATAACGGTATAAGGTATAAGGTGTCTCCACTAACCTGGCCACTGAATAAACCTGGTTGAGAGATTTTAAAAACCATGAAAAACAGGATGTCTGAATATTTTTCTTGTCGACTGGGTGTTATGCTGCTCATGTTGGTATTCATGATGTTGCTGGTTTCCGTTC
This DNA window, taken from Pseudomonadota bacterium, encodes the following:
- a CDS encoding S41 family peptidase — its product is MKRKNRGKSFLLLICLMLLVMVSLNITLMGGNSVAKEDDIPYENIKKFTDVLSLVQKYYVEPVDSKKLIYGSIKGMLSDLDPHSSFMPPEMFKEMQVETHGSFGGLGIEITIRDGVLTVVSPIEDTPAYKAGIKAGDRILKINGELSKDMTLMEAVRKMRGPKGTKITISIMRQGLSELKAVDIIRDIIKIASVKNKSLDDGIGYIRLTQFQERTAADMIKKMDELKKDGPLKGLVLDLRNDPGGLLNQAVQVSDYFLKSGLIVYTDGRLKKQNMKYYAHDNGTEGDYPIVVLVNGGSASASEIVAGALQDHKRAVIMGTPSFGKGSVQTIIPLDDGAAIRLTTSLYYTPNGRSIQAKGINPDIIVEEGLVVQKVERKKSIFHQLKEKDLKGHFENHDKQESDDKADGKTTGDESSLKKPQEKTAKSPDDQVEKQDLQLQRAVELLQGWQVFKQLQGQN
- the ftsE gene encoding cell division ATP-binding protein FtsE, whose product is MIRVFHLYKNYLPTVAVLQDVSFQLEAGDFVFLTGPSGAGKTTLLRLLFAAERPKSGQILIDGKNITNFSRRRIAYIRRSIGVVFQDFKLITYRTVFDNVALVLEITGIPRNEIKKRVWKVLKLVGIEQKLYRYPLELSGGEQQRVAIARALVNEPQIILADEPTGNLDFEITTEIMNILNNVNAQGTTVMLATHNQLLLQKFKRKVFTLHNGMLHEDVLPKENQ
- a CDS encoding divergent polysaccharide deacetylase family protein; its protein translation is LAQKYVHADSMDRFTEWVSRDSRRWLLTRWVGVYQDPEEVKGLFAACQELSDRNQSGYQLLSYVDRNKTNFLLILKHGYQLGSMQMHWAGPEKARTIPRVEPPRIAIIIDDMGMSIPIAKQFVQLSFPLTFSIFPYAPRALEVARLFHQAGQQIMLHVPMEPHGYPDVDPGPGALLDSMNDQQLLSRFSKELSAIPGIVGVNNHMGSRLTENRHIMALFMNCLHDKPLFFIDSRTIAGTVAFDEALKAGIPAGQRDVFLDNIQDEQYILTQLRKLIAIAQIKKTAVGIGHPYPETVAALRRLSQLTQESRVTIVPVSKLIEKNVDR
- a CDS encoding proline--tRNA ligase, producing MRFSRMYIPTLKEDPTEAEVISHKLMLRAGMIRRLAAGIYAYLPLGLMAVRKVELIVREEMNRAGAQELLLPGVQPAELWQESGRWEQYGKELLRFTDRHQRGFCLGPTHEEVITDLVRHEIRSYRQLPLNLYQIQTKFRDEIRPRFGLMRGREFIMKDGYSFDVDDQLAEKSYHLMFAAYDRIFKRCGLDFRAVEADSGAIGGSFSHEFVVLANSGEDAVATCSECDYAANLEKAERSCPGPEPGEKDQSALPAMEEVSTPDYCSIEEVCAFLKIEPRETVKSMVYESDHGLCMVVVNGARQVSETKLKALLGVQWVELAEESKIDEAFAARAGSLGPVMTKIEVIADQEVAGMSSLVCGANRDGFHLQHVAYGRDFTASQIGDLVEVQVGDACPRCGARLEVARGIEVGHIFKLGVKYSEALSATFLDQHGKEKLMVMGCYGIGIGRTVAAAIEQNHDEQGMMLPYALAPFKVALLCLDTKNEEVVAYCDRLYASLRERGIETLYDDRNERPGIKFKDADLIGMPLRLTVGRKGFARGILEVKERRASDSVEIQIDDVIQLWEMIDKLAAHDQGISSL
- a CDS encoding permease-like cell division protein FtsX, whose amino-acid sequence is MNITYLYYLLKSTCQNIRQHLVINLISIFTITFSLVIFGLYSFGYLNLKKTLDDWRTDFQVIVYLQDSISQTQLKSLKHLCESQPVVSRLVYVDKNKAMQHFRQSLGKDSTLLQGLKGNPLPASLELQLKSEVQGMQAVESLVGRIKQQPGVDELQYGQQWLNHFFSIMRLLHIFGLGVTGFLFFVTIFIVSNTIKLSFYSRRDAIDIMELVGATRFYIAIPYLLEGLFQGLIASLLSVAAVYGIYYYLLAWLQRSFPFLQGMVSLTFFTPRMLGGFVILGVLLGGLGFLVSFKWIRGN
- a CDS encoding Na/Pi cotransporter family protein; the encoded protein is MVQSMIFSFVGGLGLFLYGMKIMSEGLQKAAGDRLRNVLEKLTSNRFIAFLVGVGVTAVVQSSSATTVMVVGFVNAGLMNLLQAIGVILGANIGTTVTAQMIAFKVQHYALPAIGLGVGLRLFATSRRWQYYGEILIGFGMLFYGLTVMKSGLSALKQHAYFQQAFVTFGNNPLLAVLAGALLTMVLQSSSATVGITMTLALSGALSFKGGIGLILGENIGTTITALLASIGTNVTAKRAARVHMIFNVIGVVYILLLLPLFIKLVDHITPGNPDFLLTSADQALTYGMTIGDKPFIARHLANAHTIFNVANCLLFLPLLGVLAKISTWMVPAHDEDEQETHLRYLDNRVLDTPSLAVSQARQETVRMMQIATKMFAQTMECSHDYSMKLVDKIYRKENIIDMLQKEITDFIVALSPQSLTREFSREVTSLMYMVNNIERIGDHSENLVKLVERRLESKIIFSDQAMEEIEDISSKTSEFLKLICDALKRGDGKIMTEAKRLEKSINMLEDHYRKDHVLRLNEGCCTVDAGLIFIDMLTNFEKIGDHCYNLAESIAGLK
- a CDS encoding peptidoglycan DD-metalloendopeptidase family protein → MLTLLLVVVSVIGDCVGIRGFAQAAGPVIEDSVRLNQLEKRLQKTQQQAESSQHQEKELLEGLHLISRARHSLELEIYNLQQQLQDLEASMAGEEQQLQQVSAAMARQRNEFNHRLKVRYMTPPGVLLEKLFGRQKLKDKINQITYLKYILTYDQQQLTNFARLLTEHQRIKQLLEKQRQQVTEMKGKKRLKLAGLEENIAKKNKLLYKIRGKKEYYAALVKELAEAAEKLKKIINTRRKCSGRHSSLAKFKGRLPMPTSGVVVRFFGLERDRRFKTVTENKGIDIEAPLGTEVKAIFPGQVIFASWLKGYGNLIIIDHGEGYYSIYGHLLEFKTKVNMNIRQREAIGSVGDTDSLIGPALYFEIRRHGKPQNPLEWVSPMVQG